One Bacillus sp. (in: firmicutes) DNA window includes the following coding sequences:
- the dusB gene encoding tRNA dihydrouridine synthase DusB, translating to MFKIGDIKLKNQVVLAPMAGVCNAAFRLIVKEFGAGLVCAEMVSDKAILYKNEKTMDMLYIDEREKPLSLQIFGGEKETLVEAAKFVEKNTTADIIDINMGCPVPKIIKSDAGAKWLLDSNKIYEMVAAVVDAVEKPVTVKMRMGWDDNHIYAVENAQAVERAGGKAVSLHGRTRVQMYEGKANWDIIKQVKDAVNIPVIGNGDVKTPEDAKRMLDMTGCDGVMIGRAALGDPWMIYRTVHYLETGELMAPPSPQEKIKVCMLHADRLINLKGEKVGIMEMRKHASWYLKGLRGNAKVRNAINECEARAELESLLQEYISFLEERYDEGVQVG from the coding sequence ATGTTTAAAATAGGCGATATTAAGTTGAAGAACCAAGTTGTTTTAGCGCCAATGGCAGGGGTATGCAATGCAGCCTTCCGCCTAATCGTAAAAGAATTTGGAGCAGGACTTGTATGTGCGGAAATGGTCAGCGATAAAGCGATTTTATATAAAAATGAAAAAACAATGGACATGCTTTATATTGATGAGCGTGAAAAGCCTTTAAGTCTACAAATCTTTGGCGGCGAAAAAGAAACTCTTGTTGAAGCTGCTAAATTTGTAGAGAAAAATACGACAGCTGACATTATTGATATCAATATGGGTTGCCCTGTCCCGAAGATTATTAAAAGCGACGCTGGTGCAAAATGGCTTTTAGATTCAAATAAAATTTATGAGATGGTTGCGGCGGTTGTTGATGCTGTGGAAAAGCCGGTTACGGTAAAAATGCGAATGGGTTGGGATGACAACCATATTTATGCTGTTGAGAATGCCCAAGCTGTAGAACGGGCTGGGGGAAAAGCGGTGTCACTGCATGGCCGGACTCGTGTGCAAATGTATGAAGGAAAAGCGAACTGGGATATTATTAAGCAAGTAAAAGATGCAGTAAATATCCCGGTTATTGGAAATGGTGATGTGAAAACTCCTGAGGATGCCAAAAGAATGCTAGACATGACAGGTTGCGACGGGGTGATGATTGGCCGGGCTGCACTTGGCGACCCATGGATGATTTATCGAACAGTTCATTACCTAGAAACAGGTGAGTTAATGGCACCTCCGTCTCCACAGGAAAAAATTAAAGTATGTATGCTCCATGCTGACCGCTTAATTAATCTGAAAGGTGAAAAAGTTGGTATAATGGAAATGCGCAAGCATGCTTCATGGTATTTAAAAGGGCTGCGCGGAAATGCTAAAGTACGCAATGCCATAAATGAATGTGAGGCAAGAGCAGAATTGGAATCTTTACTTCAGGAATATATATCGTTTCTGGAAGAAAGATATGATGAAGGTGTTCAGGTTGGATAA